From the Rhodanobacter soli genome, one window contains:
- the rplF gene encoding 50S ribosomal protein L6, with amino-acid sequence MSRVAKQPISLPKGVEMTVGSDSISVKGPKGTLSVHHLPGVSVAVDNGVANISLVDGADDKFGGTARALLSNMVTGVSTGYERKLELVGVGYRVSMQGKSLNLSLGFSHPVVFEAPEGISIETPTQTEVLIKGADKQAVGQVAAKIRGFRPPEPYKGKGVRYAGEKITLKEAKKA; translated from the coding sequence ATGTCACGTGTTGCCAAACAACCAATTTCCCTGCCCAAGGGCGTCGAGATGACCGTCGGTAGCGACAGCATTTCGGTGAAGGGCCCGAAGGGCACGCTGTCCGTGCATCACCTGCCGGGCGTCAGCGTCGCCGTGGACAATGGCGTCGCGAACATCAGCCTCGTAGACGGCGCTGACGACAAGTTCGGCGGTACTGCGCGTGCGCTGCTGTCCAACATGGTCACCGGTGTCTCCACCGGCTACGAGCGCAAGCTCGAACTGGTCGGCGTCGGCTACCGTGTTTCCATGCAGGGCAAGTCGCTGAACCTGAGCCTGGGCTTTTCCCACCCGGTGGTGTTCGAGGCGCCGGAAGGCATCAGCATCGAAACCCCGACACAGACCGAAGTCCTGATCAAGGGCGCGGACAAGCAGGCGGTGGGTCAGGTGGCGGCCAAGATTCGCGGTTTCCGTCCGCCGGAACCCTACAAGGGCAAGGGCGTGCGTTATGCCGGCGAGAAGATCACCTTGAAGGAAGCCAAGAAGGCTTAA
- the rpsE gene encoding 30S ribosomal protein S5 codes for MSSTDRENSDGLLEKLIAVNRVAKTVKGGRQMSFTALTVVGDGEGKVGFGYGKAREVPVAISKAMERARRQMVNIELNNGTLWYAVKANHGAARVYMQPASEGTGVIAGGAMRAVLEVVGVKNVLAKAVGSRNPINLVRATIKGLQAVASPKKIAAKRGKTLEEVLGNG; via the coding sequence ATGTCTTCTACCGATCGCGAAAATTCCGACGGCCTGCTGGAAAAGTTGATTGCCGTCAACCGTGTGGCCAAGACCGTCAAGGGTGGCCGCCAGATGAGCTTCACCGCACTGACCGTGGTCGGTGACGGCGAAGGCAAGGTCGGCTTCGGCTATGGCAAGGCGCGCGAAGTGCCGGTGGCCATCTCCAAGGCCATGGAGCGCGCCCGTCGCCAGATGGTGAACATCGAGCTGAACAACGGCACCTTGTGGTACGCCGTGAAGGCGAATCATGGTGCCGCCCGCGTCTACATGCAGCCCGCTTCGGAAGGTACCGGCGTGATCGCCGGTGGCGCCATGCGTGCCGTGCTGGAAGTGGTCGGCGTGAAGAACGTGCTGGCCAAAGCGGTCGGTTCGCGCAACCCGATCAACCTGGTGCGCGCCACCATCAAGGGCCTGCAGGCGGTTGCCTCGCCCAAGAAGATCGCCGCCAAGCGTGGCAAGACCCTGGAAGAGGTGCTGGGCAATGGCTAA
- the rpmC gene encoding 50S ribosomal protein L29 encodes MASKDINNQSAEELQQHLLDLRKEQFNLRMQKGSGQLTQPHQLRRVRRDIARTKFVLGGKK; translated from the coding sequence ATGGCCAGCAAAGATATCAACAACCAGTCGGCCGAAGAGTTGCAGCAGCATCTGCTGGACCTGCGCAAGGAGCAGTTCAATCTGCGCATGCAGAAGGGTTCCGGCCAGCTCACTCAGCCGCACCAGCTCCGCCGCGTTCGGCGTGACATCGCCCGCACGAAGTTCGTGCTCGGCGGCAAGAAGTAA
- the rplW gene encoding 50S ribosomal protein L23, with amino-acid sequence MNNERILDTLRAPHISEKSARLAEHNQYVFVVAPAATKADVRAAVEKLFDVKVEQVNLVNTKGKVKAFRQRAGSRQGKRKAYVRLADGQTIDVSAKA; translated from the coding sequence ATGAACAACGAACGCATTCTCGACACGCTGCGCGCGCCGCACATCTCCGAGAAATCGGCGCGCCTGGCCGAGCATAACCAGTACGTATTCGTGGTTGCCCCCGCGGCGACCAAGGCCGATGTCCGCGCTGCCGTGGAGAAGCTGTTCGACGTCAAGGTCGAGCAGGTGAACCTCGTCAACACCAAGGGCAAGGTCAAAGCCTTCCGTCAACGCGCTGGCAGCCGCCAGGGCAAGCGTAAGGCCTATGTGCGTCTTGCCGATGGCCAGACCATCGACGTTTCCGCCAAGGCCTGA
- the rplE gene encoding 50S ribosomal protein L5 yields MMTRLENFYKEQVVAKLTEQFGYQNVMQVPRITKITLNMGVGEAAGNKKVLENAVADMAKIAGQKPITTKARVSVASFKIRDGWPIGCKVTLRRAQMFEFLDRLINISLPRVRDFRGVSGKAFDGRGNYNFGIKEQIIFPEIDFDQVDALRGMDISITTTAKTDEEAKALLAAFSFPFRN; encoded by the coding sequence ATCATGACGCGCCTTGAAAATTTCTACAAAGAGCAGGTAGTCGCCAAGCTCACCGAGCAGTTCGGCTACCAGAACGTGATGCAGGTTCCCCGCATCACCAAGATCACGCTGAACATGGGCGTGGGCGAAGCCGCGGGCAACAAGAAAGTGCTCGAGAACGCCGTGGCCGACATGGCCAAGATCGCGGGCCAGAAGCCGATCACGACCAAGGCGCGTGTTTCCGTTGCCTCGTTCAAGATCCGCGACGGCTGGCCGATCGGCTGCAAGGTCACCCTGCGCCGCGCTCAGATGTTCGAGTTCCTCGATCGCCTGATCAACATCTCGCTGCCGCGCGTGCGCGACTTCCGCGGTGTCTCGGGCAAGGCCTTCGACGGCCGCGGCAACTACAACTTCGGTATCAAGGAACAGATCATCTTCCCTGAAATCGACTTCGACCAGGTCGATGCGCTGCGTGGCATGGATATCTCCATCACCACCACCGCCAAGACCGACGAAGAGGCGAAAGCCCTGCTGGCAGCGTTCAGCTTCCCGTTCCGCAACTGA
- the rplX gene encoding 50S ribosomal protein L24, with the protein MNRIRKGDQVLVITGKNKGQRGDVLRVADDRVFVSNVNLVKRHTKPNPQANQAGGIVEREASIHLSNVQLFNPATNKGERVGTKTLEDGRKVRVFRSTGEVVDA; encoded by the coding sequence ATGAACCGTATCCGCAAGGGTGATCAGGTCCTCGTGATCACCGGCAAGAACAAGGGTCAGCGCGGCGATGTGCTGCGTGTTGCAGACGATCGCGTGTTCGTCTCCAACGTGAATCTGGTGAAGCGTCACACCAAGCCGAATCCCCAGGCCAACCAGGCTGGCGGCATCGTCGAGCGTGAAGCCTCGATCCATCTCTCCAATGTGCAGCTGTTCAACCCCGCCACGAACAAGGGTGAACGCGTCGGCACCAAAACGCTCGAAGATGGGCGCAAGGTCCGCGTGTTCCGTTCGACTGGCGAGGTCGTGGACGCGTAA
- the rplR gene encoding 50S ribosomal protein L18, with protein sequence MTMNKNENRLRRAKSTRAHIRKLAVARLSVHRTGQHIYAQVFDASGKNVVAAASTVQKVVAEGLKGTKNLTAAAAVGKAVAERAMAAGIESVAFDRSGFRYHGRIKALADAAREAGLKF encoded by the coding sequence ATGACGATGAACAAGAACGAAAACCGCCTGCGTCGTGCCAAGTCCACGCGTGCCCACATCCGCAAGCTGGCGGTGGCCCGCCTGTCGGTGCACCGCACCGGCCAGCACATCTATGCGCAGGTGTTCGACGCCTCCGGCAAGAATGTGGTGGCTGCCGCCTCCACCGTGCAGAAGGTGGTCGCCGAAGGACTCAAGGGCACCAAGAACCTGACTGCCGCAGCGGCGGTGGGCAAGGCTGTCGCCGAGCGCGCCATGGCCGCGGGCATCGAGTCGGTCGCGTTCGACCGCTCCGGTTTCCGCTACCACGGTCGCATCAAGGCGCTGGCCGATGCGGCACGCGAGGCCGGCCTGAAGTTCTAA
- the rpsN gene encoding 30S ribosomal protein S14, giving the protein MAKTSMVNRDIKRTKLVQKFAAKRAELKAIVLSPSASYEEKMEAQSKLQKLPRDASPVRQRTRCALTGRPRAVYAKFGLGRNKLREATMRGDVPGLRKASW; this is encoded by the coding sequence ATGGCCAAGACATCAATGGTGAACCGCGATATCAAGCGGACCAAACTCGTCCAGAAGTTCGCCGCCAAGCGCGCTGAACTGAAGGCGATCGTGCTGAGCCCCAGCGCCTCCTACGAGGAGAAGATGGAAGCTCAGTCGAAGCTGCAGAAACTGCCGCGCGACGCCAGCCCGGTGCGCCAGCGCACCCGTTGCGCGTTGACCGGTCGTCCGCGCGCGGTCTATGCCAAGTTCGGCCTGGGTCGCAACAAGCTGCGCGAAGCAACCATGCGCGGCGACGTGCCTGGCCTGCGCAAGGCCAGCTGGTAA
- the tuf gene encoding elongation factor Tu has protein sequence MAKGKFERTKPHVNVGTIGHVDHGKTTLTAALTKVGAERFGGEFKDYSAIDAAPEEKARGITISTAHVEYESPNRHYAHVDCPGHADYVKNMITGAAQMDGAILVCSAADGPMPQTREHILLSRQVGVPYIVVFLNKADMVDDAELLELVEMEVRELLSKYDFPGDDTPIIHGSALKALEGDQSEIGVPAIIKLVDALDSYIPEPVRAIDKPFLMPVEDVFSISGRGTVVTGRIERGIIKVGDEIEVVGIRDTQKTTVTGVEMFRKLLDQGQAGDNAGLLLRGLKRDDVERGQVLAKPGTITPHTDFEAEVYVLSKDEGGRHTPFFKGYRPQFYFRTTDVTGAVTLPEGVEMVMPGDNVKMVVSLIHPIAMDEGLRFAIREGGRTVGAGVVAKVIK, from the coding sequence ATGGCAAAGGGTAAATTCGAACGCACCAAGCCGCACGTCAACGTCGGCACGATTGGTCACGTGGATCACGGCAAGACGACGCTGACGGCGGCGCTGACGAAGGTCGGTGCGGAGCGTTTCGGTGGCGAGTTCAAGGATTACAGCGCGATCGACGCGGCGCCGGAAGAGAAGGCGCGCGGCATCACGATCTCGACGGCGCACGTGGAATACGAGTCGCCGAACCGCCACTACGCGCACGTGGACTGCCCGGGCCATGCGGACTACGTGAAGAACATGATCACGGGTGCGGCGCAGATGGACGGCGCGATCCTGGTGTGCTCGGCCGCGGACGGCCCGATGCCGCAGACGCGCGAGCACATCCTGCTGTCGCGCCAGGTGGGCGTGCCGTACATCGTGGTGTTCCTGAACAAGGCGGACATGGTCGACGACGCGGAGCTGCTCGAGCTGGTCGAGATGGAAGTGCGCGAGCTGCTCTCGAAGTACGACTTCCCGGGCGACGACACGCCGATCATCCACGGTTCGGCGCTGAAGGCGCTGGAAGGGGATCAGAGCGAAATCGGCGTGCCGGCGATCATCAAGCTGGTCGATGCGCTGGACAGCTACATCCCGGAGCCGGTGCGTGCGATCGACAAGCCGTTCCTGATGCCGGTGGAAGACGTGTTCTCGATCTCGGGCCGCGGCACGGTGGTGACCGGTCGTATCGAGCGCGGCATCATCAAGGTGGGCGACGAAATCGAAGTGGTCGGCATCCGCGACACGCAGAAGACCACGGTCACGGGCGTGGAGATGTTCCGCAAGCTGCTGGACCAGGGCCAGGCGGGCGACAACGCCGGTCTGCTGCTGCGCGGCCTGAAGCGTGACGACGTGGAGCGTGGCCAGGTGCTGGCCAAGCCGGGCACGATCACCCCGCATACGGACTTCGAGGCCGAGGTGTACGTGCTGTCGAAGGACGAGGGTGGCCGTCATACGCCGTTCTTCAAGGGCTACCGCCCGCAGTTCTACTTCCGCACGACGGACGTGACGGGCGCGGTGACTCTGCCGGAAGGCGTGGAGATGGTGATGCCGGGCGACAACGTGAAGATGGTGGTGAGCCTGATCCACCCGATCGCGATGGACGAAGGCCTGCGTTTCGCCATCCGCGAAGGCGGCCGTACCGTCGGCGCCGGCGTGGTGGCCAAGGTCATCAAGTAA
- the rplB gene encoding 50S ribosomal protein L2, whose amino-acid sequence MALINHKPTSPGRRDAVSVKTEGLYKGAPYAALTESQSRTGGRNHHGRITVRHRGGGHKQHYRIIDFKRDKEGIAARVERIEYDPNRTAHIALLCYADGERRYIIAPKGVQVDDRLVSGRDAPIKAGNCLQLRNIPMGSTIHCIELRPGKGAQIARSAGASVQLVARESGYATLRLRSGEMRRVSVDCRATIGEVGNGEHSLKKLGKAGAKRWLGIRPTVRGVVMNPVDHPHGGGEGKTSGGRHPVSPWGTPAKGYKTRNNKRTQQFIVRRRTK is encoded by the coding sequence ATGGCACTAATCAACCACAAGCCGACCTCGCCGGGTCGTCGTGACGCAGTCAGCGTCAAGACGGAAGGCCTGTACAAGGGCGCGCCGTACGCGGCGTTGACCGAGTCGCAGTCCCGCACCGGCGGCCGCAATCATCATGGTCGCATCACCGTGCGTCATCGCGGCGGCGGTCACAAGCAGCATTACCGCATCATCGACTTCAAGCGTGACAAGGAAGGCATCGCCGCCCGCGTCGAGCGCATCGAGTACGATCCGAATCGCACTGCGCATATCGCGCTGCTGTGCTATGCCGATGGCGAGCGTCGTTACATCATCGCGCCGAAGGGCGTGCAGGTGGACGACCGCCTGGTATCCGGTCGCGATGCCCCGATCAAGGCCGGCAACTGCCTGCAGCTGCGCAACATCCCGATGGGCAGCACGATCCATTGCATCGAGCTGCGTCCGGGCAAGGGTGCGCAGATCGCCCGCAGCGCCGGTGCTTCGGTGCAGTTGGTCGCCCGCGAGTCCGGTTACGCCACGCTGCGTCTGCGCTCCGGCGAGATGCGCCGCGTCTCGGTCGATTGCCGCGCCACCATCGGTGAAGTCGGCAACGGCGAGCACAGCCTGAAGAAGCTCGGCAAGGCCGGCGCCAAGCGCTGGCTGGGTATTCGCCCGACCGTTCGCGGCGTGGTGATGAACCCGGTCGACCATCCGCACGGTGGTGGTGAAGGCAAGACTTCTGGCGGTCGTCATCCGGTCAGCCCGTGGGGCACGCCGGCGAAGGGTTACAAGACCCGTAACAACAAGCGCACGCAGCAGTTCATCGTGCGTCGTCGTACCAAGTAA
- the rpsS gene encoding 30S ribosomal protein S19 — protein sequence MPRSLKKGPFVDLHLVKKVEAAVSAHNKRPIKTWSRRSMILPEMVGLTIAIHNGRQHVPVLINENMVGHKLGEFAVTRTFKGHVGDKKGK from the coding sequence ATGCCTCGCTCTTTGAAGAAAGGTCCGTTCGTTGACCTTCACCTCGTGAAGAAGGTGGAAGCTGCGGTTTCCGCCCACAACAAGCGCCCGATCAAGACCTGGTCGCGCCGCTCGATGATCCTGCCGGAAATGGTCGGCTTGACCATCGCCATCCACAACGGCCGTCAGCACGTGCCCGTCCTGATCAACGAGAACATGGTCGGGCACAAGCTCGGCGAGTTCGCGGTGACCCGTACGTTCAAAGGCCATGTCGGCGACAAGAAGGGCAAGTGA
- the rplC gene encoding 50S ribosomal protein L3, whose translation MSIGLVGRKCGMSRLFTEDGRSIPVTLIEATPNRVTQLKTDDNDGYSAVQVSAGSKRANLLTQPLKGHYAKAKVEPGRGLWEFRVSADDLGKYTVGAEIKADDVFSVGQIVDVAGVSKGKGFQGTIKRWNFKMGDATHGNSLSHRAPGSIGQRQTPGRVFPGKKMAGHMGAVRRSAQGLEVVKVDAERHLIAVKGAVPGATGGDVIIRPTTKG comes from the coding sequence ATGAGTATCGGATTGGTTGGCCGCAAATGCGGCATGAGCCGACTCTTCACTGAAGATGGCCGCTCGATTCCGGTGACGCTGATTGAAGCGACGCCGAACCGCGTGACCCAGTTGAAGACGGATGATAACGATGGCTACAGCGCCGTCCAGGTTTCCGCGGGCAGCAAGCGCGCGAACCTGCTGACGCAGCCGCTGAAGGGCCACTACGCGAAGGCCAAGGTTGAGCCGGGCCGTGGTTTGTGGGAGTTCCGCGTGTCTGCCGACGATCTCGGCAAGTACACCGTGGGCGCCGAGATCAAGGCGGACGACGTGTTCTCCGTCGGCCAGATCGTCGATGTCGCCGGCGTGTCGAAAGGCAAGGGCTTCCAGGGCACGATCAAGCGCTGGAACTTCAAGATGGGTGACGCCACCCACGGTAACTCGCTGTCGCATCGCGCGCCGGGCTCCATCGGTCAGCGCCAGACGCCGGGTCGCGTGTTTCCGGGCAAAAAGATGGCCGGTCACATGGGTGCCGTGCGCCGTTCGGCGCAGGGTCTGGAAGTGGTCAAGGTCGACGCCGAGCGTCACCTGATTGCGGTGAAGGGCGCGGTACCGGGTGCAACCGGTGGCGACGTCATCATCCGCCCGACGACCAAGGGTTGA
- the rpsH gene encoding 30S ribosomal protein S8, with translation MSMTDPIADLFTRVRNAQAMGKPTVRMPSSKLKVAIADLLKNEGYILDAKTSAEEGKPVLEIKLKYFEGQPAIERISRVSRSGLRVYRGKDELPKVLGGLGISIISTSAGLLTDAQARAKGLGGEVIGQVA, from the coding sequence ATGAGCATGACTGATCCCATCGCCGATCTGTTCACGCGCGTCCGCAATGCCCAGGCCATGGGCAAGCCGACCGTGCGTATGCCGTCGTCGAAACTGAAGGTGGCGATTGCCGACCTTCTCAAGAACGAGGGCTACATCCTCGACGCCAAGACTTCCGCCGAGGAAGGCAAGCCGGTGCTCGAGATCAAGCTCAAGTATTTCGAGGGCCAGCCGGCCATCGAGCGTATTTCCCGTGTCAGCCGTTCCGGCCTGCGTGTGTATCGCGGCAAGGACGAGCTGCCGAAGGTCCTTGGTGGCCTGGGTATCTCGATCATCTCGACTTCCGCTGGTCTGTTGACCGATGCGCAGGCCCGTGCCAAGGGTCTGGGCGGCGAAGTCATCGGCCAAGTGGCATAA
- the rplV gene encoding 50S ribosomal protein L22 produces the protein MSTEAKAILRGARISAQKARLVADLVRGLPVGRASDVLTYTNKKAALLVRKVLLSAVANAENNLGADVDELKVASIFVDEGPAMKRMYARAKGRGSRILKRTSHITVVVGN, from the coding sequence ATGAGCACTGAAGCCAAAGCGATCCTGCGCGGCGCCCGCATTTCGGCGCAAAAGGCACGCCTGGTGGCTGATCTGGTCCGCGGACTTCCCGTGGGCCGGGCCAGCGACGTGCTCACCTATACCAACAAGAAGGCTGCACTCCTTGTCCGCAAGGTGCTGCTGTCGGCCGTCGCCAACGCCGAGAACAATCTCGGCGCCGACGTCGACGAGCTGAAGGTGGCCAGCATCTTTGTCGATGAAGGTCCGGCGATGAAACGCATGTATGCCCGCGCCAAAGGCCGCGGTTCGCGCATTCTCAAGCGCACCAGCCACATCACTGTGGTTGTTGGTAACTGA
- the rpsQ gene encoding 30S ribosomal protein S17, with protein sequence MSDNNKQTRTLEGRVTSNKMDKTVTVLVERQEQHWLLGKIIRRSTKLHAQDDLGANEGDLVRIAECRPLSKTKHHRVVEIITRANV encoded by the coding sequence ATGAGCGACAACAACAAGCAGACGCGCACCCTCGAGGGTCGCGTCACCAGCAACAAGATGGACAAGACGGTCACCGTCCTGGTCGAGCGCCAGGAGCAGCATTGGCTGCTCGGCAAGATCATCCGCCGGTCGACCAAGCTGCACGCGCAGGACGACCTGGGTGCGAACGAGGGCGACCTCGTGCGTATCGCGGAGTGCCGTCCGTTGTCCAAGACCAAACATCACCGCGTGGTTGAAATCATCACGCGCGCCAACGTCTAA
- the rplP gene encoding 50S ribosomal protein L16 — translation MLQPKRTKYRKQFKGRNDGLAQCSNLVSFGEYGLKATTHGALTARQIEAARRCITRFVKRGGKLWIRVFPDKPITKKPIEVRMGAGKGSVEFWVAPIQPGRMLYEIEGVDELTAREAFRLAAAKLSVQTQFVTRAVM, via the coding sequence ATGTTGCAACCCAAGCGAACCAAGTACCGCAAGCAGTTCAAGGGCCGTAACGACGGTCTGGCGCAGTGTTCCAATCTCGTCAGCTTTGGCGAGTACGGACTGAAGGCTACGACCCACGGCGCGCTCACCGCGCGCCAGATCGAAGCTGCCCGTCGTTGCATCACCCGCTTCGTCAAGCGTGGCGGCAAGTTGTGGATCCGCGTGTTCCCGGACAAGCCGATCACCAAGAAGCCGATCGAAGTCCGCATGGGCGCGGGCAAGGGCAGCGTCGAGTTCTGGGTCGCGCCGATCCAGCCTGGTCGCATGCTCTATGAAATCGAGGGTGTCGACGAGTTGACGGCTCGCGAGGCGTTCCGCCTGGCCGCCGCCAAGCTGTCGGTGCAGACCCAGTTTGTGACCCGGGCGGTGATGTGA
- the rpmD gene encoding 50S ribosomal protein L30, with translation MAKKNETAATVRVRLVKGLRGVQARHRLSVKALGLGKIDDVRELKDSPQVRGLINTVYYLVRVEE, from the coding sequence ATGGCTAAGAAGAACGAAACCGCCGCCACCGTGCGCGTGCGCCTGGTCAAGGGCCTGCGCGGCGTGCAGGCACGCCACCGCCTTAGCGTCAAGGCGCTAGGTCTGGGCAAGATCGATGACGTCCGTGAGTTGAAGGACAGCCCGCAGGTCCGTGGCCTGATCAACACGGTCTACTACCTGGTTCGGGTCGAGGAGTAA
- the rplD gene encoding 50S ribosomal protein L4, with translation MELNVIGAKPLNVSDEVFGGEYKKALVHQVVVAYQAAGRAGTQSQLSRGEMSGTTKKFKKQKGGGARHGDYRAPIFVGGGRTFAAKPRSYEQKVNRKAYRVAIRSIFSELVRQGRLKVVESFGVETPKTSAMVAKLAELEVSGRVLLVSEDASEAVFLAARNIPYIHVLDVMALNPVSLVGSDQVVMTVEAVKKVEEWLA, from the coding sequence ATGGAATTGAATGTCATTGGCGCCAAGCCGCTCAACGTGTCGGACGAAGTGTTCGGCGGTGAGTACAAGAAGGCCCTGGTCCATCAAGTTGTGGTTGCCTACCAGGCAGCCGGTCGTGCCGGCACCCAGTCGCAGCTGTCGCGCGGCGAGATGTCCGGTACCACCAAGAAATTCAAGAAGCAGAAAGGCGGCGGCGCCCGCCACGGTGATTACCGTGCACCGATCTTTGTCGGTGGCGGCCGCACCTTCGCGGCAAAGCCGCGCAGCTACGAGCAGAAGGTCAACCGCAAGGCCTACCGCGTCGCGATCCGCTCGATCTTCTCCGAGCTGGTCCGTCAGGGTCGCCTGAAGGTCGTCGAGAGCTTTGGCGTCGAAACGCCGAAGACCTCCGCGATGGTGGCCAAGCTGGCCGAGCTGGAAGTTTCCGGTCGCGTGCTGCTGGTGTCGGAAGACGCCTCGGAGGCGGTGTTCCTGGCCGCCCGCAACATCCCGTATATCCATGTGCTGGACGTGATGGCTCTGAACCCGGTCAGCCTGGTCGGTTCCGATCAGGTGGTGATGACGGTTGAGGCCGTGAAGAAGGTCGAGGAGTGGTTGGCATGA
- the rplN gene encoding 50S ribosomal protein L14: protein MIQMQSTLSAADNSGAKELMCIKVLGGSKRRYAAIGDVIKVTVKDAIPRGKVKKGEVYNAVVVRTAKGVRRPDGSLIRFDGNAAVLLNNKLEPIGTRIFGPVTRELRSEKFMKIVSLAPEVL, encoded by the coding sequence ATGATCCAGATGCAAAGCACGCTTTCCGCAGCGGACAACAGCGGCGCGAAGGAACTGATGTGCATCAAGGTGCTCGGCGGCTCCAAGCGCCGTTACGCCGCGATCGGTGACGTGATCAAGGTCACCGTGAAGGATGCGATCCCCCGCGGCAAGGTCAAGAAGGGCGAGGTGTACAATGCCGTGGTGGTGCGTACCGCCAAGGGCGTGCGCCGTCCCGATGGTTCGCTGATCCGTTTCGACGGCAACGCAGCGGTCCTCCTCAACAACAAGCTCGAGCCGATCGGCACCCGTATTTTCGGGCCGGTTACCCGCGAGCTGCGCAGCGAGAAGTTCATGAAGATCGTCTCGCTTGCTCCCGAAGTGCTCTGA
- the rpsJ gene encoding 30S ribosomal protein S10: MANQKIRIRLKAYDHRLIDRSASEIVETAKRTGATVLGPIPLPTKIERYTILTSPHVDKDARDQYETRTHKRVLDIVDPNDKTVDALMKLDLAAGVDVQIKLG; encoded by the coding sequence ATGGCGAACCAGAAGATTCGGATTCGGCTGAAGGCGTACGATCACCGGCTGATCGACCGCTCGGCCAGCGAGATCGTCGAGACGGCTAAGCGCACGGGTGCCACGGTACTCGGCCCGATTCCGCTTCCGACCAAGATCGAGCGTTACACCATTCTGACGTCGCCGCACGTCGACAAGGATGCACGCGACCAGTACGAGACCCGTACGCACAAGCGTGTGCTCGACATCGTCGACCCGAACGACAAAACCGTGGACGCGCTCATGAAGCTTGATCTCGCCGCTGGCGTCGATGTTCAGATCAAGCTCGGTTGA
- the rpsC gene encoding 30S ribosomal protein S3: MGHKVHPTGIRLGIAKDWNSKWYANKADYAKYLVADIKVRDMLKKKLAAAGISKIQIERPAKTARVTIHTARPGVVIGKKGEDIEKLRKEVSDMMGVPTHINVSEVRKPELDAQLVAESIAQQLERRIMFRRAMKRSVGNAMRLGALGIKINVSGRLNGAEIARSEWSREGRVPLHTLRADIDYGFAEASTTYGIIGIKVWVYKGEIFDLTQIGQESKDESSSQPRREGGEGRRNDSRREAGDGRRERSAK, from the coding sequence ATGGGTCATAAAGTTCATCCCACCGGTATCCGCCTCGGCATTGCCAAGGACTGGAACTCGAAGTGGTACGCAAACAAGGCTGACTACGCCAAGTATCTCGTGGCCGACATCAAAGTCCGCGACATGCTGAAGAAGAAGCTGGCCGCTGCCGGCATCTCGAAGATCCAGATCGAGCGCCCGGCCAAGACTGCGCGCGTGACGATCCACACCGCCCGCCCGGGCGTGGTGATCGGCAAGAAGGGCGAGGATATCGAGAAGCTGCGCAAGGAAGTCAGCGACATGATGGGCGTCCCGACGCACATCAACGTCAGCGAAGTGCGCAAGCCCGAACTGGACGCGCAGCTGGTGGCCGAGTCGATCGCGCAGCAGCTGGAGCGTCGCATCATGTTCCGCCGCGCGATGAAGCGCTCGGTCGGCAACGCGATGCGCCTGGGCGCGCTGGGCATCAAGATCAACGTGTCCGGTCGTCTGAACGGTGCCGAGATCGCCCGTTCCGAGTGGAGCCGTGAAGGCCGCGTGCCGCTGCATACGCTGCGCGCGGACATCGACTACGGCTTCGCCGAAGCGAGCACGACCTACGGCATCATCGGCATCAAGGTGTGGGTCTACAAGGGCGAGATCTTCGACCTGACCCAGATCGGCCAGGAGTCGAAGGACGAGTCGTCCTCGCAGCCGCGCCGCGAAGGTGGCGAAGGTCGTCGTAATGATTCGCGTCGCGAGGCCGGTGACGGCCGCCGCGAGCGGTCTGCGAAGTAA